One Elephas maximus indicus isolate mEleMax1 chromosome 16, mEleMax1 primary haplotype, whole genome shotgun sequence DNA window includes the following coding sequences:
- the GDF10 gene encoding growth/differentiation factor 10, whose translation MASGPAWTSSGRGPQLLLLLPLLLLLLWDAGGSHTATAWPAPQSSADGLVEDKDPQRSPGDTATALGPGAQDMVAVHMFRLYEKYSRRGARPGGGNTVRSFRARLEVVDQKALYFFNLTSMQDSEMILAATFHFYSEPWWPWAREALCKRSKNASCRLLSTGPPARHHLLFHSLSQNTATQGLLRGAMALAPPPRGLWQTKDISPIVKAARRDGELLLSAQLEAVKKEPGVRRPSPHAPYILIYANDLAISEPNSVAVTLQRYDPFPAGDPEPGAAPNSSADPRVRRATQASGPLQDNELPGLDERPVPAHGAQHHHEYELWPSPFQALKTRPARKERRRKGQDLFVASSQVLNFDEKTMQKARRKQWNEPRICSRRYLKVDFADIGWNEWIISPKSFDAYYCAGACEFPMPKIVRPSNHATIQSIVRAVGIVPGIPEPCCIPDKMNSLGVLFLDENQNVVLKVYPNMSVETCACR comes from the exons ATGGCCAGTGGCCCCGCTTGGACCAGCTCGGGCCGGGGACCCCAACTGCTTCTGTTGCTGCcgctgcttctgctgctgctgtgggACGCGGGTGGCAGCCACACGGCCACCGCCTGGCCCGCGCCTCAGTCCTCCGCCGACGGCCTGGTAGAGGACAAGGACCCCCAGCGGTCTCCGGGGGACACGGCCACAGCGCTGGGCCCCGGCGCCCAGGACATGGTCGCTGTCCACATGTTCAGGCTCTATGAGAAGTACAGCCGGCGGGGAGCCCGGCCCGGAGGGGGCAACACAGTCCGCAGCTTCCGGGCACGGCTGG AAGTGGTTGACCAGAAGGCCTTGTATTTCTTCAACTTGACTTCCATGCAAGATTCAGAAATGATCCTTGCAGCCACATTCCACTTCTACTCTGAGCCTTGGTGGCCCTGGGCCCGGGAGGCACTGTGCAAGCGGTCAAAGAATGCTTCCTGCCGCCTGTTGTCCACAGGCCCACCCGCTCGCCACCACCTGCTCTTCCACAGCCTCTCACAGAACACGGCCACCCAGGGGCTGCTCCGGGGGGCCATGGCCCTGGCCCCCCCACCACGGGGCCTGTGGCAGACCAAGGACATCTCCCCCATTGTTAAGGCGGCCCGCCGGGATGGTGAGCTGCTGCTCTCAGCCCAGCTGGAAGCTGTGAAGAAGGAACCAGGGGTGCGTAGACCCAGTCCCCATGCACCCTACATTCTCATCTACGCCAATGACCTGGCCATCTCGGAGCCCAACAGCGTGGCAGTGACGCTGCAGAGATACGACCCCTTCCCGGCTGGAGACCCTGAGCCCGGCGCAGCCCCCAACAGCTCCGCCGACCCCCGAGTGCGCCGGGCCACCCAGGCCAGCGGCCCTCTCCAGGACAACGAGCTGCCAGGGTTGGACGAGCGGCCGGTGCCTGCCCACGGCGCCCAGCACCACCACGAGTACGAGCTCTGGCCCAGCCCCTTCCAGGCGCTGAAGACCCGGCCTGCGCGCAAGGAGCGCAGGAGAAAGGGCCAGGACCTGTTCGTGGCCTCCTCGCAGGTCCTGAACTTCGACGAGAAGACCATGCAGAAAGCGCGGAGGAAGCAGTGGAACGAGCCGCGAATCTGCTCGCGGAGGTACCTGAAGGTGGACTTCGCGGACATCGGGTGGAATGAATGGATCATCTCCCCCAAGTCCTTCGACGCCTACTACTGCGCGGGAGCCTGTGAGTTCCCCATGCCCAAG ATCGTCCGCCCGTCCAACCATGCCACCATCCAGAGCATTGTGAGGGCTGTGGGCATCGTCCCAGGCATCCCGGAGCCCTGCTGCATTCCCGATAAGATGAACTCCCTTGGGGTCCTTTTCCTGGATGAGAACCAGAACGTGGTTCTGAAGGTGTACCCCAACATGTCCGTGGAGACCTGTGCCTGCCGGTAA